One Terriglobia bacterium DNA segment encodes these proteins:
- a CDS encoding agmatine deiminase family protein: protein EGGSIDVNGRGTLITTEECLLSTVQQRNPGLSRADIELIFERYLGVTNVIWLERGIVGDDTHGHVDDITRFVGPNTIVTCFEDDRSDPNHEILRENYKRLTRAKDQDGKPLRIVKIPMPSPVVYRDQRLPASYANFYIANGRVLVPVFNDPNDRIALNTLAELMPKRRIAPIYCGDLVWGLGTIHCMTQQQPKGE from the coding sequence TTGAGGGCGGAAGCATCGACGTCAACGGGCGCGGAACGCTGATCACCACCGAAGAGTGCCTGCTTAGCACGGTTCAGCAGCGCAATCCGGGGCTATCGCGAGCGGATATCGAACTGATCTTCGAGCGATACCTTGGCGTCACCAACGTGATCTGGCTCGAGCGCGGCATTGTTGGCGACGACACTCACGGTCATGTCGACGACATCACGCGGTTCGTCGGCCCGAACACGATCGTCACATGCTTCGAGGACGACCGCAGCGATCCAAATCACGAGATCCTGCGCGAGAACTACAAGCGACTGACGCGCGCGAAGGATCAGGACGGGAAGCCGCTGCGGATCGTGAAGATCCCGATGCCTTCGCCGGTCGTCTATCGCGACCAGCGACTGCCCGCGAGCTACGCGAACTTCTATATCGCGAATGGGCGCGTGCTGGTGCCTGTGTTCAACGATCCCAACGACCGCATTGCGCTGAACACGCTCGCAGAGTTGATGCCGAAACGCAGGATCGCGCCGATTTACTGCGGAGATCTCGTCTGGGGACTCGGGACGATCCACTGCATGACACAGCAACAGCCGAAGGGCGAGTGA
- a CDS encoding mismatch repair protein has product MLLGLIIVVLAWESLKQHAFSPSWVLLPLLSFVAIAIYHSRILTSRDTARREAVFYKAGLARIEDRWAGTGQTGERFNDPHHEYAADLDLFGRGNLFELLSTARTRMGEETLAKWLLAPSTVDEIAERHVAVRELRDQLDLREDLAILGADSSVGVHPQALLQWAEGPSETKPRWLRGFSWVLALLAIGGVVVWGYFGIATPFFIVIVVESILRYSLRNWIDKVLLSSEHVFHDLGLLSGVLARVEQQAFSSPRLKSLQRDLSSHTLASSEAIARLKTIVDFSDSRRNMIVGLLDIPLMYSVHVAFAADRWRSDHGHAVRRWLEAIGEIEALISLGTYSYEHPADPFPEFTEGAARFESEEIGHPLVPAGRCVRNSVRLCGDTRVLLVSGSNMSGKSTLLRTVGINTVLAMAGAPVRAQRLRLTSLHVGASIRINDSLQEGSSRFYAEITRLRKLFDLADRDLPLLFLLDELLQGTNSNDRRIGAEGVLHAFLDRGAIGMVSTHDLALAEIGGPLDGHVHNVHFQEEFEDERIHFDYKLREGIVTKSNGLALMRSIGLDV; this is encoded by the coding sequence TTGCTGCTGGGCTTGATAATCGTCGTCCTGGCCTGGGAGTCCCTGAAACAGCATGCCTTCTCGCCGTCGTGGGTGCTGCTTCCATTACTCAGCTTTGTGGCCATTGCGATTTATCATTCGCGCATTCTGACATCCCGTGACACGGCCCGGCGTGAGGCGGTGTTTTATAAGGCTGGCTTGGCTCGTATTGAAGACCGCTGGGCGGGAACAGGACAGACGGGCGAAAGGTTCAACGATCCTCACCACGAATACGCTGCCGACCTCGATCTATTCGGGCGCGGCAATCTCTTCGAACTTCTCTCGACTGCCCGTACCCGCATGGGTGAAGAGACCCTTGCGAAGTGGCTGCTCGCCCCATCGACAGTGGATGAGATCGCCGAACGGCACGTGGCCGTTCGTGAGCTGCGGGATCAGCTTGATCTCCGCGAGGATTTGGCCATATTGGGCGCGGATTCAAGCGTGGGCGTACATCCGCAAGCCTTGCTCCAATGGGCGGAAGGTCCATCCGAGACAAAGCCCCGCTGGCTTCGCGGCTTCAGTTGGGTGCTCGCGCTCCTGGCAATCGGTGGCGTTGTCGTGTGGGGCTACTTCGGAATCGCCACCCCATTTTTCATCGTCATCGTCGTCGAAAGCATTCTGAGGTACTCCCTGCGGAACTGGATTGACAAGGTTCTGCTCAGCTCCGAGCATGTGTTTCACGACCTCGGCTTGCTCTCCGGCGTTTTGGCGCGGGTCGAACAACAGGCTTTCTCTTCGCCACGTCTGAAATCTCTTCAGCGAGACCTCTCCTCGCATACGCTTGCGAGTTCCGAAGCGATCGCTCGTCTCAAAACCATCGTCGATTTCTCCGATTCCCGGAGAAACATGATTGTGGGCCTGCTCGATATTCCGCTGATGTACTCGGTGCACGTAGCATTCGCCGCTGATCGCTGGCGAAGCGATCACGGACATGCGGTCCGTCGCTGGTTAGAGGCAATCGGCGAGATCGAGGCACTGATATCACTGGGAACCTACAGCTATGAGCATCCCGCCGACCCATTTCCAGAGTTTACAGAAGGAGCGGCGCGTTTCGAATCCGAGGAGATTGGGCATCCACTGGTCCCCGCGGGACGCTGCGTTCGCAACAGCGTGCGTTTGTGCGGAGACACTCGAGTTCTTCTCGTAAGCGGTTCAAATATGTCTGGCAAAAGCACGTTGCTTCGGACAGTCGGTATTAACACCGTACTGGCGATGGCTGGCGCACCTGTCCGGGCGCAACGCCTTCGACTGACCTCCTTGCATGTGGGTGCGAGCATTCGGATCAACGATTCCTTGCAGGAAGGAAGCTCGCGCTTTTACGCCGAAATTACTCGATTGCGTAAGCTCTTCGATCTTGCAGACCGTGATCTTCCACTGCTATTCCTGTTGGACGAGTTGCTGCAAGGTACCAACTCGAATGACCGGCGAATAGGAGCCGAGGGCGTACTTCATGCATTCCTGGACCGCGGTGCCATAGGAATGGTCAGCACCCACGACCTGGCGCTCGCGGAGATTGGTGGCCCGCTCGATGGGCACGTACACAACGTTCACTTCCAGGAAGAGTTCGAGGACGAAAGAATTCATTTCGATTACAAGTTGCGCGAGGGCATTGTTACGAAGAGCAATGGGCTGGCGTTAATGAGGTCGATTGGTTTGGACGTGTAA